The following proteins are co-located in the Gordonia polyisoprenivorans genome:
- a CDS encoding phosphotransferase family protein — MESTASAEAFDLTAWLAGELGMLPPVRIEQMAGGWSNITSFGIDAEGQRVVVRQPPAQQAGGDTHDVVREARICAALRDTAVPAPGAIAVCDHRAVAPQPFSVMAPAPGEVVESVAIATSVGPAHQADLGFDLIDLLADLQAVDLDVVGLGDLRRSTPYLARQLRRWRAEWVATGDPALTATEHVANQRRERAGDFEVVDVLVHRDFRFGNAMIVSGAIGEPRDGAAWHRRCVRILEELSAELVG; from the coding sequence GTGGAGAGCACCGCGTCGGCTGAGGCGTTCGACCTGACGGCCTGGCTGGCCGGCGAGTTGGGGATGTTGCCCCCCGTCCGGATCGAGCAGATGGCGGGCGGCTGGTCGAACATCACCTCCTTCGGCATCGACGCCGAGGGCCAGCGCGTCGTCGTACGACAGCCACCGGCGCAGCAGGCCGGCGGAGACACGCACGACGTCGTACGGGAGGCGCGGATCTGCGCCGCTCTCCGGGACACCGCTGTGCCAGCGCCCGGGGCGATTGCCGTCTGTGACCACCGCGCCGTCGCCCCCCAGCCGTTCTCCGTGATGGCGCCGGCTCCCGGCGAGGTGGTGGAATCGGTAGCGATCGCGACGTCGGTCGGCCCGGCCCATCAGGCCGACCTCGGGTTCGACCTGATCGATCTGCTCGCCGATCTCCAGGCCGTGGATCTCGATGTCGTCGGTCTGGGAGACCTTCGCAGGTCGACGCCGTACCTCGCGCGCCAGCTGCGCCGCTGGCGCGCCGAGTGGGTCGCGACAGGCGATCCGGCGCTGACCGCGACCGAGCATGTCGCGAACCAGCGCAGGGAGCGAGCGGGGGACTTCGAGGTCGTCGACGTGCTCGTCCACCGGGATTTCCGGTTCGGCAACGCGATGATCGTCTCTGGTGCGATCGGGGAGCCCCGGGACGGCGCCGCCTGGCATCGCCGTTGCGTGAGGATTCTCGAGGAGCTTTCCGCGGAGCTGGTCGGATGA
- a CDS encoding acyl-CoA thioesterase: MTASGPITDDLRIGSDGRPLSPIHATSAQPARGFGGHVGALALVAAYDAVPEAMTVRYAHIEYIGAAPLDVLPRFAVRSLQDGRTVARRFVEVTHGERLVAVATVAFHHRDAAGPEYQTVMPQAGSPQEAAIEISRPRVLIRADEAGEGRFLTWMRPEILPVADEPRLHEALLLYLSDLGILWPTLSVHGHDLGLRKRALGTVAHSVWFHRRPRVDDWLLFEHTTPSTSSGLGHGEARIFARDGVLLATATQTGLLRPGSAQAWARNNEI; the protein is encoded by the coding sequence ATGACGGCGTCCGGACCCATCACCGACGACCTCCGCATCGGATCCGACGGCCGGCCGCTGAGCCCGATCCACGCGACCAGTGCCCAACCGGCGCGAGGCTTCGGCGGCCACGTCGGCGCACTCGCCCTGGTAGCGGCCTATGACGCGGTGCCGGAGGCGATGACGGTGCGCTATGCGCACATCGAGTACATCGGCGCGGCCCCGCTCGACGTCCTGCCGCGGTTCGCCGTCCGGTCACTTCAGGACGGCCGTACGGTCGCGCGCCGCTTCGTCGAGGTCACCCACGGCGAACGACTCGTCGCGGTCGCGACCGTCGCGTTCCACCATCGCGACGCCGCCGGCCCCGAGTATCAGACGGTGATGCCGCAGGCCGGCTCCCCGCAGGAAGCTGCCATCGAGATCTCCCGCCCGCGTGTCCTGATCCGGGCGGACGAGGCGGGTGAGGGCCGGTTCTTGACCTGGATGCGACCCGAGATCCTCCCGGTCGCGGACGAGCCGCGGCTCCACGAGGCCCTCCTGCTCTATCTCTCTGATCTCGGCATCCTGTGGCCGACACTCTCGGTGCACGGTCACGATCTCGGCCTGCGCAAGCGAGCGCTCGGAACGGTCGCGCATTCGGTGTGGTTCCACCGGCGCCCGCGCGTCGACGACTGGCTGCTGTTCGAGCACACCACGCCGTCGACGTCCTCCGGCCTCGGCCATGGTGAGGCGCGCATCTTCGCACGGGATGGCGTGCTGCTGGCAACGGCGACCCAGACGGGCCTGCTGCGTCCGGGCAGCGCTCAGGCATGGGCCCGGAACAATGAGATATAG
- a CDS encoding SDR family oxidoreductase — translation MGFDGTSAIVSGGAGGLGAASVRDLVKAGASVVIADLNDEKGRELEQELGDAVRYVRTDVLNDDSVQTALDAAAELGALRYAVVAHGGLGGTPERLVGRDGSPASYEGFKTLIDIYLGGTYNVLRLAAAKIATAEPDENGERGAIVTTASIAAYEGQIGQTPYAAAKGGVVSLTLASARDLSAVGIRVCCIAPGTIKTPMMASVGEEALKKYGEAVPFPKRLGEPAEYAALATHLLSNPYMNGETVRIDGAQRFAPR, via the coding sequence ATGGGATTTGACGGTACGAGTGCGATCGTCAGCGGCGGCGCGGGTGGTTTGGGTGCCGCCTCGGTGCGCGACCTCGTCAAGGCGGGTGCGAGCGTGGTGATCGCGGACCTCAACGACGAGAAAGGCCGTGAGCTTGAGCAGGAGCTCGGCGACGCGGTGCGCTACGTGCGCACCGACGTCCTGAACGACGACTCGGTGCAGACTGCGCTCGACGCTGCTGCCGAACTCGGCGCCCTGCGCTACGCGGTCGTCGCCCACGGTGGTCTCGGCGGCACGCCCGAGCGGCTCGTCGGTCGAGACGGTTCGCCCGCGTCGTACGAAGGGTTCAAGACTCTCATCGACATCTACCTCGGCGGCACGTACAACGTGCTGCGCCTCGCCGCCGCCAAGATCGCCACGGCCGAGCCGGACGAGAACGGCGAGCGCGGCGCGATCGTCACCACCGCCTCGATCGCCGCGTACGAGGGTCAGATCGGCCAGACTCCCTACGCCGCCGCCAAGGGCGGCGTCGTCAGCCTGACCCTCGCCTCCGCCCGTGACCTGAGCGCGGTCGGCATCCGTGTCTGCTGCATCGCGCCCGGCACGATCAAGACGCCGATGATGGCGTCGGTCGGCGAGGAGGCTCTCAAGAAGTACGGCGAGGCAGTGCCGTTCCCGAAGCGTCTGGGCGAGCCGGCCGAATACGCCGCGCTGGCCACCCACCTGCTGTCGAACCCGTACATGAACGGCGAGACCGTCCGCATCGATGGCGCCCAGCGTTTCGCGCCCCGCTGA